A single Balaenoptera ricei isolate mBalRic1 chromosome 13, mBalRic1.hap2, whole genome shotgun sequence DNA region contains:
- the MAL gene encoding myelin and lymphocyte protein, translated as MAPSAASGGSSLPSGFAVFTTFPDLLFLFEFVFGGLVWILIASSHVPIPLIQGWVMFTSVFCFIATTLLLFLCVIGAHGSRTSWITLDATYHCIASLFYFGASVLEALAAIQLQVGFTYKYYHENIAAVVFSFVATLLYVVHAVFSLIRWKSS; from the exons ATGGCCCCCTCAGCGGCGTCGGGCGGCAGCAGCCTGCCTAGCGGTTTCGCGGTCTTCACCACCTTCCCGGACCTGCTCTTCCTCTTCGAGTTT gTCTTTGGGGGGCTGGTGTGGATCCTGATTGCCTCGTCCCATGTGCCCATCCCACTGATCCAGGGCTGGGTCATGTTCACGTCTGTGTTTTGCTTCATAGCCACCACTCTCCTGCTCTTCCTGTGTGTAATTGGTGCCCACGGCAGCAGAACTTCCTGGATCACCCTG GATGCAACCTACCACTGTATCGCCTCCCTGTTTTACTTTGGTGCCTCTGTCCTGGAAGCTTTGGCCGCCATCCAGCTGCAAGTGGGCTTCACCTACAAATATTACCATGAAAACATCGCTGCTGTG GTGTTTTCATTCGTAGCCACGCTGCTGTACGTGGTCCATGCAGTGTTTTCTTTAATCAGATGGAAGTCTTCCTAA